ACGCAGATGGCCACCCGGATCTGCTCCTGCAATCTTTTCCTTATGGGCAGCCTGGAGTTCTTGCGGTGTTTTTAGGAGACGGTACAGGTAGCTTCGTTCTTGAGAATACCTATCCTCTAATTAGTACAGGCTTCTCGATGCTGGCTCGACTTAATGCTCAAGCGCACAGTCTGCCAGGCGATCATACGCTCGACTACGTCTACACAGCAGGTGGTGCAACCATATCTCTCCTTAACCAGCTCAACCCCGCTCCAACCGCTCCGGCTCCTCTTCCCTCGAAGACCACGCTCGGGGCCTCCTCAACCAACGCAGCGCCCGGCCAGCAGCTCACCCTCACAGCAACGGTCACCGGAGCCAGCCCAACCACCGGCACAGTCTCCTTCATCACCAACGGCAAAGCACTCGGAACAGCAGCTATCACCAACGGCACCGCCGCTCTCGCCACTTCCTTCGCGGCGGCCGGCACCTATCCCGTCATCGCCAACTACCCCGGAGATGCCAACAATACTCCAAGCTCCTCCAACGCAGTCTCGATCGTCGTCGCTCCCGTAAATTCCACCACCACCCTCTCCGTCTCTGCAGGCAGCGCCGGAACTAACCAGCAACTCACCTTCACGGCGTCGGTCACTGGTCTCAACCCAACCGGTAAAGTTACATTCGCCTCGTCAACCGCAACGCTCGGCACCGCCTCACTCATCAACGGAGTGGCGACGCTACCCTTCGCCTTCACTGCCACCGGCAGTTTTGCCGTCACAGCAACCTACGCCGGCGACGTTGCCAACCTCGGCAGCGCCTCCACACCAGTCACAGTCACGGTCGCCGCGCCGGACTACACCATCACCGCTTCCCCGTCCTCCGCAACGATCAAGGCCGGACAGTCTGCCACCACCACTCTCACCGTCACCCCTGTGGGTGGCTACACCGGCACGGTGAAATTCTCCTGCGGCACGCTGCCCACCGGCGTCGGCTGCACCTTCGCCCCCTCCTCTGTAACCCCATCGAGTGGCGCGGCAACTTCAACCCTCACCATCACAACCACCGCGCCAACCACCGCCTTCCTGCGCAGACTCTCCGTTCCGCTGCAAGGTGTTGCGTGGGCCAGCCTTCTCTTTCTGGCCTTCTCTCCCCGCCGCACCCGCGGACTCAACCGTCGCTTCGCGCGCGCAATGTTGTTCACACTCTTACTAGCTGCAGGCCTGTTTACTTTCTCTGGCTGCAGCTCTTCCTCGCCTTCCAACCCCGTCACCAATCCGGGCACCCCAGCCGGTGCCCAGACCATCACCGTAACCACCGCAGACTCCTCTGGCAACCTCTCACACGCAATCAACTTTCAAGTGACCGTGCAGTGATCGGTCGCGCAGAAAAGAATCGTTCCTAAAAATCAACCCATAAAAAATCCCCGGGATCACCGGGGATTTTTCTTGTCTCGAACTGCCCTACGAAGCAGCCTCGATCCCGCCCAACATCATCTCGAGCGACTCCCGCGCATCCTGCACCGCAGTCCGATTCCCCTCCAGCCGGCTGATCATCAGCGCTCCCTCCAGCGTCGCAATAATCGTGTTCGCAACCCGCCGCGGCTCTACCTCTCCCCGAATCTCCCCACCCGCGATCCCTTCCTCCACAATGCTCGCAAGCCGCGCCTTCCACTCCTTCATCGCCGCGCACACCAGACTGCGCAGCAACGGATTCCCATCATCTGCATCGATCGCCGTATTCATCAACGGACACCCCCCCGGAAAGATCCCCGGAGTCTCCGCAAACCGCCTCACCGAGTACTTCAGCTTCTCCACCGCCCCCGGAATGGCATCCTGACCCTCCCGCCTCGCCTTCGCCACCCGAGCCCATGCGTACCGAAACGCCTCCGCCGCAAGCTCCTCCTTGCTCTCAAAGTGGCGATAGACCCCGCCCTTCTCCAACCCCGTCGCATCCAGCACGTCCTGCATCGAGCACCCCGCAAAACCCCTCTGATTGAAGATCGGAGCCGCCTCCTCGATGATTCTCTGCCGCGTCAACTCACCTTTTCCCATACCTTTACCCTCGCCGCATACCTGCTCCGAAATCCTACAGCAGCAAGAAAACGCATCGTACGGCTCTTCTCCTGAATCAGATGCTTAAAGAAACCGTTCAGTCTCTTTTTTGAGAGGCCCTATCAGCGGTTCGGGAGGAGATCGACACATCCATGGCCACCGCCACCCTCATTGAACCAGTCCAGGTCGCCCCGCCAAAGCCTAAAAAAGTTGCTCAAGCCCCCCCTACCCGCCCCGTCATTAACCCCTGGGTCGTCGCCCTCACCGTCACCCTGGCCACCTTCATGGAGCTGCTCGACACCTCCATCGCCAACGTCTCGCTCCCTTACATCGCCGGCGGTCTCGGCCGCTCCTACGACGAAGTCACC
This Tunturibacter gelidoferens DNA region includes the following protein-coding sequences:
- a CDS encoding TetR/AcrR family transcriptional regulator codes for the protein MGKGELTRQRIIEEAAPIFNQRGFAGCSMQDVLDATGLEKGGVYRHFESKEELAAEAFRYAWARVAKARREGQDAIPGAVEKLKYSVRRFAETPGIFPGGCPLMNTAIDADDGNPLLRSLVCAAMKEWKARLASIVEEGIAGGEIRGEVEPRRVANTIIATLEGALMISRLEGNRTAVQDARESLEMMLGGIEAAS